A stretch of the Pelodiscus sinensis isolate JC-2024 chromosome 8, ASM4963464v1, whole genome shotgun sequence genome encodes the following:
- the RBM20 gene encoding RNA-binding protein 20 isoform X3: protein MSQPLFNQLRHPSMINTPQGQAGGPQQGPAIANTRFPSSGIPFPAQNPALAVQGGSLGSVGNITNQTTNAIVMHPFGGVMSQASSQPAVVMSLNKTGHSSAAGGFYDYGKQNVSAPPGYTAEAGQGSQHGFKSSGTHPVSSSGGVHYEGHFGPSGQLKHESQPGFQKDFYGPNSKGQHTTGIQSLGFSGEPQTVSQKGDPGPGVHNTSASSQWENAPSFSSQNKPDLMAGANVWPSTGQQYEIRNELYNPEEPTPDTKFGAGTMHSFHRLNNSKPSLSSPRLRQNEELTANASDLSMRSLQPHELNDFHGIAPLHFPHICTVCDRKIFDLKDWDQHINGNLHIQKCVVFSENTGIRCALNSVEAVLHSSPNNTSVFNPSSIEDYPSNAGSSYTTLPTRSFGQPGPAFSSLPSGVKFPQRKSTAGRVVHICNLPEGSCTENDVINLGLPFGKVTNYILMKSTNQAFLEMAYTEAAQAMVQYYQEKPAMINDDKLLIRMSKRYKELQLKKPGKNVAAIIQDIHSQKEREMYREADRHGTERPRSRSPISRSLSPRSHTPSFTSCSSPHSPLGASRTDWGNGRESWDQAPYSRREDEREAVLWRENGEEKRDRTDSWVHERKHYLRQLDKLDLDGRIEGARGHREKYLRAGSPNALHALSGYKSREDDYYRKVSKSKSDRYQKQLQDAPMKSRRKEEARLREHKHSQCEDLEKEETSEQKPSKESEGSRQKQSDKYKMKKADKDQGEEAVAGKEDNATENKLGKEECITEKTSSPANNQGKESGESIESTRQEKEQDWESGSEMEGETWYPANMEELVTVDEVGEDDFIMEPDITELEEIVPVDPKDKTCSEMHQYAPSTLELENDHSLIHRSDSQSAQEATEVSFSSAKESVAASDGSPENDDGDGAVPEVSSLNLDTEQKPDESQPDRTLQGSNCHKKEGKTEESSEIHRKLEDGQIPSDHLKGETPQLSGAFIDHYKQMGTQETESQEVMEMPVTNSSEETTCGGQECQETRANSRYLEMKSPEFSEVKSKRTHFSPSWEQEDVFTELSIPLGVEFVVPRTGYYCKLCGLFYTNEETAKTSHCRSTVHYKNLQKYLSQLAEESLKMNEEESHLPQGDTGIVPHFEKKKL, encoded by the exons ATGTCTCAGCCGCTGTTTAACCAATTAAGACATCCGTCCATGATCAACACCCCCCAGGGGCAGGCGGGAGGACCACAGCAAGGACCTGCAATCGCCAATACTAGATTTCCATCTAGTGGAATACCTTTTCCAGCACAGAATCCAGCATTAGCAGTACAAGGAGGAAGCTTGGGGTCGGTTGGGAACATAACAAACCAAACCACAAATGCGATTGTCATGCACCCTTTTGGAGGTGTAATGTCTCAGGCGTCCAGCCAACCAGCTGTAGTTATGAGTCTAAATAAGACTGGCCACTCGTCTGCTGCAGGAGGATTTTATGActacggtaaacaaaatgtctctgctcctccaggatacacaGCTGAGGCGGGCCAGGGCAGTCAGCATGGCTTTAAGTCCAGTGGGACTCACCCAGTGTCCTCCTCTGGTGGGGTACACTATGAAGGTCATTTTGGTCCTTCGGGCCAGCTGAAACATGAGAGTCAGCCTGGATTTCAGAAAGACTTCTATGGACCCAATTCTAAAGGGCAGCACACCACAGGAATACAATCTTTGGGCTTTTCCGGAGAGCCACAAACTGTGAGTCAGAAAGGTGATCCAGGTCCTGGGGTACATAACACAAGTGCAAGTAGCCAATGGGAAAATGCTCCTAGTTTCTCCAGCCAAAACAAGCCTGACCTCATGGCCGGCGCCAACGTGTGGCCGTCCACCGGTCAGCAGTATGAAATCCGAAATGAGCtctacaacccggaagagccgacCCCTGACACAAAGTTTGGTGCTGGGACAATGCATTCTTTCCACAGACTCAACAATAGTAAACCAAGCTTGAGTAGTCCCCGCCTGAGGCAGAATGAGGAGCTGACCGCAAACGCATCTGATTTGTCCATGAGATCTCTTCAGCCTCATGAATTAAATGACTTTCATGGCATAGCCCCGCTTCATTTCCCACACATCTGCACCGTATGTGACAGAAAGATCTTTGATCTGAAG GACTGGGATCAGCACATTAACGGAAATCTTCACATCCAAAAATGTGTGGTTTTCTCAGAAAA CACTGGCATCCGATGTGCATTAAACTCAGTAGAGGCAGTGTTGCATTCATCTCCAAATAACACATCGGTTTTTAACCCTTCTAGCATTGAAG ATTACCCATCGAATGCTGGCTCATCTTATACCACCTTGCCGACAAGATCCTTTGGTCAGCCAGGCCCTGCATTTTCTTCTCTTCCATCTGGGGTAAAA TTCCCACAAAGGAAATCCACCGCAGGTCGAGTAGTGCATATCTGCAATCTCCCCGAAGGAAGCTGCACTGAGAACGATGTCATTAATCTTGGACTTCCCTTTGGGAAAGTCACTAATTATATCCTCATGAAATCTACTAATCAG GCCTTTTTAGAAATGGCGTACACGGAGGCAGCACAAGCTATGGTGCAGTACTACCAAGAGAAACCTGCTATGATTAATGACGACAAGTTACTCATTAGAATGTCTAAAAGATACAAGGAGCTTCAGCTGAAG aaaccAGGTAAAAATGTGGCGGCGATCATTCAGGACATCCATtctcaaaaggagagagagatgtACCGTGAAGCTGACAG GCATGGGACTGAGAGGCCACGGTCTCGCAGCCCCATAAGCCGCTCTCTGTCACCAAGATCTCACACGCCAAGCTTTACTTCCTGCAGCTCACCTCACAGTCCGTTGGGTGCCAGCAGGACAGACTGGGGAAATGGAAGAGAATCATGGGATCAGGCCCCTTATTCCCGAAGGGAGGATGAGAGAGAGGCAGTGCTCTGGAGAGAGaatggggaggagaaaagggacaGGACAGACTCATGGGTTCACGAGAGAAAACACTATCTACGGCAGCTGGACAAGCTAGACTTGGATGGGCGGATCGAAGGAGCCAGAGGGCACAGAGAAAAGTACTTACGGGCTGGTTCACCCAATGCCCTTCATGCTTTATCTGGATATAAGAGTCGGGAAGATGACTATTACAGAAAAGTATCTAAGTCAAAATCTGATCGATATCAAAAGCAGCTGCAGGATGCGCCCATGAAGTCGAGAAGAAAAGAAGAGGCAAGGCTGAGAGAGCACAAACACTCTCAGTGTGAGGACCTGGAGAAGGAGGAAACTTCAGAACAAAAGCCCAGCAAGGAATCAGAAGGCTCCAGACAAAAGCAAAGTGATAAATATAAAATGAAGAAAGCTGATAAAGACCAAGGCGAAGAGGCTGTTGCTGGGAAGGAAGACAATGCAACTGAGAACAAG CTTGGGAAAGAGGAATGTATTACCGAGAAGACCTCATCTCCAGCTAATAATCAAGGAAAAGAATCAGGAGAGTCTATAGAAAGCACAAGACAAGAGAAG GAGCAAGACTGGGAGAGTGGCAGTGAGATGGAGGGAGAGACCTGGTATCCAGCTAACATGGAAGAACTGGTCACCGTGGATGAAGTGGGAGAAGATGACTTTATTATGGAGCCGGATATAACCGAACTTGAAGAAATTGTCCCAGTTGATCCAAAAGACAAAACGTGCTCAGAAATGCATCAGTATGCACCTAGcacattagaactggaaaatgACCACAGCCTGATCCACAGGAGTGATAGCCAATCTGCCCAGGAAGCCACAGAAGTGAGCTTCAGCTCAGCAAAGGAAAGCGTAGCTGCTTCTGACGGCTCTCCAGAAAATGATGATGGTGACGGTGCAGTTCCCGAAGTATCAAGCCTAAATTTGGACACTGAACAGAAGCCAGATGAATCACAACCCGACAGAACTCTTCAGGGCTCTAATTGCcacaaaaaggaaggaaaaacggAGGAGAGCTCTGAAATCCACAGAAAGCTGGAGGATGGACAGATACCTTCAGATCATCTGAAAGGAGAGACTCCTCAGCTCTCTGGTGCTTTTATTGATCATTACAAGCAGATGGGCACGCAAGAAACTGAGAGTCAAGAAGTCATGGAAATGCCTGTAACAAACTCCAGCGAAGAAACAACCTGTGGAGGTCAGGAGTGTCAAGAGACCCGGG CAAATTCTAGGTACCTGGAAATGAAATCTCCTGAATTCTCCGAGGTGAAATCTAAGAGAACCCATTTTTCACCATCCTGGGAGCAAGAGGATGTTTTCACTGAACTAAGCATTCCTCTAG GTGTGGAGttcgtggtgcccagaactgggtaTTATTGCAAGCTTTGTGGACTTTTCTACACGAATGAAGAGACAGCTAAGACAAGCCACTGCAGAAGTACTGTTCACTACAAAAATCTTCAG
- the RBM20 gene encoding RNA-binding protein 20 isoform X1 — MVPAATMNQAPEPSGSEQPDRDARTAAPGPPAPSRGMQPPPRLPQLIHNAAKLLDKNPFSVSASNPLLPSPASLQLAQLQAQLTLHRLKLAQTAVTSNTAAATVLNQVLSKVAMSQPLFNQLRHPSMINTPQGQAGGPQQGPAIANTRFPSSGIPFPAQNPALAVQGGSLGSVGNITNQTTNAIVMHPFGGVMSQASSQPAVVMSLNKTGHSSAAGGFYDYGKQNVSAPPGYTAEAGQGSQHGFKSSGTHPVSSSGGVHYEGHFGPSGQLKHESQPGFQKDFYGPNSKGQHTTGIQSLGFSGEPQTVSQKGDPGPGVHNTSASSQWENAPSFSSQNKPDLMAGANVWPSTGQQYEIRNELYNPEEPTPDTKFGAGTMHSFHRLNNSKPSLSSPRLRQNEELTANASDLSMRSLQPHELNDFHGIAPLHFPHICTVCDRKIFDLKDWDQHINGNLHIQKCVVFSENTGIRCALNSVEAVLHSSPNNTSVFNPSSIEDYPSNAGSSYTTLPTRSFGQPGPAFSSLPSGVKFPQRKSTAGRVVHICNLPEGSCTENDVINLGLPFGKVTNYILMKSTNQAFLEMAYTEAAQAMVQYYQEKPAMINDDKLLIRMSKRYKELQLKKPGKNVAAIIQDIHSQKEREMYREADRHGTERPRSRSPISRSLSPRSHTPSFTSCSSPHSPLGASRTDWGNGRESWDQAPYSRREDEREAVLWRENGEEKRDRTDSWVHERKHYLRQLDKLDLDGRIEGARGHREKYLRAGSPNALHALSGYKSREDDYYRKVSKSKSDRYQKQLQDAPMKSRRKEEARLREHKHSQCEDLEKEETSEQKPSKESEGSRQKQSDKYKMKKADKDQGEEAVAGKEDNATENKLGKEECITEKTSSPANNQGKESGESIESTRQEKEQDWESGSEMEGETWYPANMEELVTVDEVGEDDFIMEPDITELEEIVPVDPKDKTCSEMHQYAPSTLELENDHSLIHRSDSQSAQEATEVSFSSAKESVAASDGSPENDDGDGAVPEVSSLNLDTEQKPDESQPDRTLQGSNCHKKEGKTEESSEIHRKLEDGQIPSDHLKGETPQLSGAFIDHYKQMGTQETESQEVMEMPVTNSSEETTCGGQECQETRANSRYLEMKSPEFSEVKSKRTHFSPSWEQEDVFTELSIPLGVEFVVPRTGYYCKLCGLFYTNEETAKTSHCRSTVHYKNLQKYLSQLAEESLKMNEEESHLPQGDTGIVPHFEKKKL, encoded by the exons TGCGGCCAAGCTTCTGGACAAAAATCCATTCTCCGTCAGCGCTTCCAATCCACTGCTTCCGTCTCCTGCAAGTCTTCAGCTTGCTCAGCTACAGGCCCAGCTTACCCTGCACAGGCTAAAATTGGCTCAGACAGCAGTCaccagcaacacagcagctgcAACTGTTCTGAATCAAGTTCTCTCCAAAGTGGCTATGTCTCAGCCGCTGTTTAACCAATTAAGACATCCGTCCATGATCAACACCCCCCAGGGGCAGGCGGGAGGACCACAGCAAGGACCTGCAATCGCCAATACTAGATTTCCATCTAGTGGAATACCTTTTCCAGCACAGAATCCAGCATTAGCAGTACAAGGAGGAAGCTTGGGGTCGGTTGGGAACATAACAAACCAAACCACAAATGCGATTGTCATGCACCCTTTTGGAGGTGTAATGTCTCAGGCGTCCAGCCAACCAGCTGTAGTTATGAGTCTAAATAAGACTGGCCACTCGTCTGCTGCAGGAGGATTTTATGActacggtaaacaaaatgtctctgctcctccaggatacacaGCTGAGGCGGGCCAGGGCAGTCAGCATGGCTTTAAGTCCAGTGGGACTCACCCAGTGTCCTCCTCTGGTGGGGTACACTATGAAGGTCATTTTGGTCCTTCGGGCCAGCTGAAACATGAGAGTCAGCCTGGATTTCAGAAAGACTTCTATGGACCCAATTCTAAAGGGCAGCACACCACAGGAATACAATCTTTGGGCTTTTCCGGAGAGCCACAAACTGTGAGTCAGAAAGGTGATCCAGGTCCTGGGGTACATAACACAAGTGCAAGTAGCCAATGGGAAAATGCTCCTAGTTTCTCCAGCCAAAACAAGCCTGACCTCATGGCCGGCGCCAACGTGTGGCCGTCCACCGGTCAGCAGTATGAAATCCGAAATGAGCtctacaacccggaagagccgacCCCTGACACAAAGTTTGGTGCTGGGACAATGCATTCTTTCCACAGACTCAACAATAGTAAACCAAGCTTGAGTAGTCCCCGCCTGAGGCAGAATGAGGAGCTGACCGCAAACGCATCTGATTTGTCCATGAGATCTCTTCAGCCTCATGAATTAAATGACTTTCATGGCATAGCCCCGCTTCATTTCCCACACATCTGCACCGTATGTGACAGAAAGATCTTTGATCTGAAG GACTGGGATCAGCACATTAACGGAAATCTTCACATCCAAAAATGTGTGGTTTTCTCAGAAAA CACTGGCATCCGATGTGCATTAAACTCAGTAGAGGCAGTGTTGCATTCATCTCCAAATAACACATCGGTTTTTAACCCTTCTAGCATTGAAG ATTACCCATCGAATGCTGGCTCATCTTATACCACCTTGCCGACAAGATCCTTTGGTCAGCCAGGCCCTGCATTTTCTTCTCTTCCATCTGGGGTAAAA TTCCCACAAAGGAAATCCACCGCAGGTCGAGTAGTGCATATCTGCAATCTCCCCGAAGGAAGCTGCACTGAGAACGATGTCATTAATCTTGGACTTCCCTTTGGGAAAGTCACTAATTATATCCTCATGAAATCTACTAATCAG GCCTTTTTAGAAATGGCGTACACGGAGGCAGCACAAGCTATGGTGCAGTACTACCAAGAGAAACCTGCTATGATTAATGACGACAAGTTACTCATTAGAATGTCTAAAAGATACAAGGAGCTTCAGCTGAAG aaaccAGGTAAAAATGTGGCGGCGATCATTCAGGACATCCATtctcaaaaggagagagagatgtACCGTGAAGCTGACAG GCATGGGACTGAGAGGCCACGGTCTCGCAGCCCCATAAGCCGCTCTCTGTCACCAAGATCTCACACGCCAAGCTTTACTTCCTGCAGCTCACCTCACAGTCCGTTGGGTGCCAGCAGGACAGACTGGGGAAATGGAAGAGAATCATGGGATCAGGCCCCTTATTCCCGAAGGGAGGATGAGAGAGAGGCAGTGCTCTGGAGAGAGaatggggaggagaaaagggacaGGACAGACTCATGGGTTCACGAGAGAAAACACTATCTACGGCAGCTGGACAAGCTAGACTTGGATGGGCGGATCGAAGGAGCCAGAGGGCACAGAGAAAAGTACTTACGGGCTGGTTCACCCAATGCCCTTCATGCTTTATCTGGATATAAGAGTCGGGAAGATGACTATTACAGAAAAGTATCTAAGTCAAAATCTGATCGATATCAAAAGCAGCTGCAGGATGCGCCCATGAAGTCGAGAAGAAAAGAAGAGGCAAGGCTGAGAGAGCACAAACACTCTCAGTGTGAGGACCTGGAGAAGGAGGAAACTTCAGAACAAAAGCCCAGCAAGGAATCAGAAGGCTCCAGACAAAAGCAAAGTGATAAATATAAAATGAAGAAAGCTGATAAAGACCAAGGCGAAGAGGCTGTTGCTGGGAAGGAAGACAATGCAACTGAGAACAAG CTTGGGAAAGAGGAATGTATTACCGAGAAGACCTCATCTCCAGCTAATAATCAAGGAAAAGAATCAGGAGAGTCTATAGAAAGCACAAGACAAGAGAAG GAGCAAGACTGGGAGAGTGGCAGTGAGATGGAGGGAGAGACCTGGTATCCAGCTAACATGGAAGAACTGGTCACCGTGGATGAAGTGGGAGAAGATGACTTTATTATGGAGCCGGATATAACCGAACTTGAAGAAATTGTCCCAGTTGATCCAAAAGACAAAACGTGCTCAGAAATGCATCAGTATGCACCTAGcacattagaactggaaaatgACCACAGCCTGATCCACAGGAGTGATAGCCAATCTGCCCAGGAAGCCACAGAAGTGAGCTTCAGCTCAGCAAAGGAAAGCGTAGCTGCTTCTGACGGCTCTCCAGAAAATGATGATGGTGACGGTGCAGTTCCCGAAGTATCAAGCCTAAATTTGGACACTGAACAGAAGCCAGATGAATCACAACCCGACAGAACTCTTCAGGGCTCTAATTGCcacaaaaaggaaggaaaaacggAGGAGAGCTCTGAAATCCACAGAAAGCTGGAGGATGGACAGATACCTTCAGATCATCTGAAAGGAGAGACTCCTCAGCTCTCTGGTGCTTTTATTGATCATTACAAGCAGATGGGCACGCAAGAAACTGAGAGTCAAGAAGTCATGGAAATGCCTGTAACAAACTCCAGCGAAGAAACAACCTGTGGAGGTCAGGAGTGTCAAGAGACCCGGG CAAATTCTAGGTACCTGGAAATGAAATCTCCTGAATTCTCCGAGGTGAAATCTAAGAGAACCCATTTTTCACCATCCTGGGAGCAAGAGGATGTTTTCACTGAACTAAGCATTCCTCTAG GTGTGGAGttcgtggtgcccagaactgggtaTTATTGCAAGCTTTGTGGACTTTTCTACACGAATGAAGAGACAGCTAAGACAAGCCACTGCAGAAGTACTGTTCACTACAAAAATCTTCAG
- the RBM20 gene encoding RNA-binding protein 20 isoform X2, which produces MGGHLKSSESNKFADYIAKGYGWLGAAKLLDKNPFSVSASNPLLPSPASLQLAQLQAQLTLHRLKLAQTAVTSNTAAATVLNQVLSKVAMSQPLFNQLRHPSMINTPQGQAGGPQQGPAIANTRFPSSGIPFPAQNPALAVQGGSLGSVGNITNQTTNAIVMHPFGGVMSQASSQPAVVMSLNKTGHSSAAGGFYDYGKQNVSAPPGYTAEAGQGSQHGFKSSGTHPVSSSGGVHYEGHFGPSGQLKHESQPGFQKDFYGPNSKGQHTTGIQSLGFSGEPQTVSQKGDPGPGVHNTSASSQWENAPSFSSQNKPDLMAGANVWPSTGQQYEIRNELYNPEEPTPDTKFGAGTMHSFHRLNNSKPSLSSPRLRQNEELTANASDLSMRSLQPHELNDFHGIAPLHFPHICTVCDRKIFDLKDWDQHINGNLHIQKCVVFSENTGIRCALNSVEAVLHSSPNNTSVFNPSSIEDYPSNAGSSYTTLPTRSFGQPGPAFSSLPSGVKFPQRKSTAGRVVHICNLPEGSCTENDVINLGLPFGKVTNYILMKSTNQAFLEMAYTEAAQAMVQYYQEKPAMINDDKLLIRMSKRYKELQLKKPGKNVAAIIQDIHSQKEREMYREADRHGTERPRSRSPISRSLSPRSHTPSFTSCSSPHSPLGASRTDWGNGRESWDQAPYSRREDEREAVLWRENGEEKRDRTDSWVHERKHYLRQLDKLDLDGRIEGARGHREKYLRAGSPNALHALSGYKSREDDYYRKVSKSKSDRYQKQLQDAPMKSRRKEEARLREHKHSQCEDLEKEETSEQKPSKESEGSRQKQSDKYKMKKADKDQGEEAVAGKEDNATENKLGKEECITEKTSSPANNQGKESGESIESTRQEKEQDWESGSEMEGETWYPANMEELVTVDEVGEDDFIMEPDITELEEIVPVDPKDKTCSEMHQYAPSTLELENDHSLIHRSDSQSAQEATEVSFSSAKESVAASDGSPENDDGDGAVPEVSSLNLDTEQKPDESQPDRTLQGSNCHKKEGKTEESSEIHRKLEDGQIPSDHLKGETPQLSGAFIDHYKQMGTQETESQEVMEMPVTNSSEETTCGGQECQETRANSRYLEMKSPEFSEVKSKRTHFSPSWEQEDVFTELSIPLGVEFVVPRTGYYCKLCGLFYTNEETAKTSHCRSTVHYKNLQKYLSQLAEESLKMNEEESHLPQGDTGIVPHFEKKKL; this is translated from the exons TGCGGCCAAGCTTCTGGACAAAAATCCATTCTCCGTCAGCGCTTCCAATCCACTGCTTCCGTCTCCTGCAAGTCTTCAGCTTGCTCAGCTACAGGCCCAGCTTACCCTGCACAGGCTAAAATTGGCTCAGACAGCAGTCaccagcaacacagcagctgcAACTGTTCTGAATCAAGTTCTCTCCAAAGTGGCTATGTCTCAGCCGCTGTTTAACCAATTAAGACATCCGTCCATGATCAACACCCCCCAGGGGCAGGCGGGAGGACCACAGCAAGGACCTGCAATCGCCAATACTAGATTTCCATCTAGTGGAATACCTTTTCCAGCACAGAATCCAGCATTAGCAGTACAAGGAGGAAGCTTGGGGTCGGTTGGGAACATAACAAACCAAACCACAAATGCGATTGTCATGCACCCTTTTGGAGGTGTAATGTCTCAGGCGTCCAGCCAACCAGCTGTAGTTATGAGTCTAAATAAGACTGGCCACTCGTCTGCTGCAGGAGGATTTTATGActacggtaaacaaaatgtctctgctcctccaggatacacaGCTGAGGCGGGCCAGGGCAGTCAGCATGGCTTTAAGTCCAGTGGGACTCACCCAGTGTCCTCCTCTGGTGGGGTACACTATGAAGGTCATTTTGGTCCTTCGGGCCAGCTGAAACATGAGAGTCAGCCTGGATTTCAGAAAGACTTCTATGGACCCAATTCTAAAGGGCAGCACACCACAGGAATACAATCTTTGGGCTTTTCCGGAGAGCCACAAACTGTGAGTCAGAAAGGTGATCCAGGTCCTGGGGTACATAACACAAGTGCAAGTAGCCAATGGGAAAATGCTCCTAGTTTCTCCAGCCAAAACAAGCCTGACCTCATGGCCGGCGCCAACGTGTGGCCGTCCACCGGTCAGCAGTATGAAATCCGAAATGAGCtctacaacccggaagagccgacCCCTGACACAAAGTTTGGTGCTGGGACAATGCATTCTTTCCACAGACTCAACAATAGTAAACCAAGCTTGAGTAGTCCCCGCCTGAGGCAGAATGAGGAGCTGACCGCAAACGCATCTGATTTGTCCATGAGATCTCTTCAGCCTCATGAATTAAATGACTTTCATGGCATAGCCCCGCTTCATTTCCCACACATCTGCACCGTATGTGACAGAAAGATCTTTGATCTGAAG GACTGGGATCAGCACATTAACGGAAATCTTCACATCCAAAAATGTGTGGTTTTCTCAGAAAA CACTGGCATCCGATGTGCATTAAACTCAGTAGAGGCAGTGTTGCATTCATCTCCAAATAACACATCGGTTTTTAACCCTTCTAGCATTGAAG ATTACCCATCGAATGCTGGCTCATCTTATACCACCTTGCCGACAAGATCCTTTGGTCAGCCAGGCCCTGCATTTTCTTCTCTTCCATCTGGGGTAAAA TTCCCACAAAGGAAATCCACCGCAGGTCGAGTAGTGCATATCTGCAATCTCCCCGAAGGAAGCTGCACTGAGAACGATGTCATTAATCTTGGACTTCCCTTTGGGAAAGTCACTAATTATATCCTCATGAAATCTACTAATCAG GCCTTTTTAGAAATGGCGTACACGGAGGCAGCACAAGCTATGGTGCAGTACTACCAAGAGAAACCTGCTATGATTAATGACGACAAGTTACTCATTAGAATGTCTAAAAGATACAAGGAGCTTCAGCTGAAG aaaccAGGTAAAAATGTGGCGGCGATCATTCAGGACATCCATtctcaaaaggagagagagatgtACCGTGAAGCTGACAG GCATGGGACTGAGAGGCCACGGTCTCGCAGCCCCATAAGCCGCTCTCTGTCACCAAGATCTCACACGCCAAGCTTTACTTCCTGCAGCTCACCTCACAGTCCGTTGGGTGCCAGCAGGACAGACTGGGGAAATGGAAGAGAATCATGGGATCAGGCCCCTTATTCCCGAAGGGAGGATGAGAGAGAGGCAGTGCTCTGGAGAGAGaatggggaggagaaaagggacaGGACAGACTCATGGGTTCACGAGAGAAAACACTATCTACGGCAGCTGGACAAGCTAGACTTGGATGGGCGGATCGAAGGAGCCAGAGGGCACAGAGAAAAGTACTTACGGGCTGGTTCACCCAATGCCCTTCATGCTTTATCTGGATATAAGAGTCGGGAAGATGACTATTACAGAAAAGTATCTAAGTCAAAATCTGATCGATATCAAAAGCAGCTGCAGGATGCGCCCATGAAGTCGAGAAGAAAAGAAGAGGCAAGGCTGAGAGAGCACAAACACTCTCAGTGTGAGGACCTGGAGAAGGAGGAAACTTCAGAACAAAAGCCCAGCAAGGAATCAGAAGGCTCCAGACAAAAGCAAAGTGATAAATATAAAATGAAGAAAGCTGATAAAGACCAAGGCGAAGAGGCTGTTGCTGGGAAGGAAGACAATGCAACTGAGAACAAG CTTGGGAAAGAGGAATGTATTACCGAGAAGACCTCATCTCCAGCTAATAATCAAGGAAAAGAATCAGGAGAGTCTATAGAAAGCACAAGACAAGAGAAG GAGCAAGACTGGGAGAGTGGCAGTGAGATGGAGGGAGAGACCTGGTATCCAGCTAACATGGAAGAACTGGTCACCGTGGATGAAGTGGGAGAAGATGACTTTATTATGGAGCCGGATATAACCGAACTTGAAGAAATTGTCCCAGTTGATCCAAAAGACAAAACGTGCTCAGAAATGCATCAGTATGCACCTAGcacattagaactggaaaatgACCACAGCCTGATCCACAGGAGTGATAGCCAATCTGCCCAGGAAGCCACAGAAGTGAGCTTCAGCTCAGCAAAGGAAAGCGTAGCTGCTTCTGACGGCTCTCCAGAAAATGATGATGGTGACGGTGCAGTTCCCGAAGTATCAAGCCTAAATTTGGACACTGAACAGAAGCCAGATGAATCACAACCCGACAGAACTCTTCAGGGCTCTAATTGCcacaaaaaggaaggaaaaacggAGGAGAGCTCTGAAATCCACAGAAAGCTGGAGGATGGACAGATACCTTCAGATCATCTGAAAGGAGAGACTCCTCAGCTCTCTGGTGCTTTTATTGATCATTACAAGCAGATGGGCACGCAAGAAACTGAGAGTCAAGAAGTCATGGAAATGCCTGTAACAAACTCCAGCGAAGAAACAACCTGTGGAGGTCAGGAGTGTCAAGAGACCCGGG CAAATTCTAGGTACCTGGAAATGAAATCTCCTGAATTCTCCGAGGTGAAATCTAAGAGAACCCATTTTTCACCATCCTGGGAGCAAGAGGATGTTTTCACTGAACTAAGCATTCCTCTAG GTGTGGAGttcgtggtgcccagaactgggtaTTATTGCAAGCTTTGTGGACTTTTCTACACGAATGAAGAGACAGCTAAGACAAGCCACTGCAGAAGTACTGTTCACTACAAAAATCTTCAG